A single Suricata suricatta isolate VVHF042 chromosome 2, meerkat_22Aug2017_6uvM2_HiC, whole genome shotgun sequence DNA region contains:
- the LOC115304340 gene encoding uncharacterized protein LOC115304340: MTVTEADVYTITCKSVKCFWLGGNLGVVSKVLEDKTLEQLPSFLCERWDHWENFTAIWREIRPLGAEKKALLVWDAFHGRSSRRGRLAGSDPGRAAGRGTSGLRGSSWNLDDRRGFGSGPQHHLQGRTGTHSRRAVQVQEGKPSSGDWPLGLNAALRASSERPLAYAGGHPVCPRLLLPPCWEWGGSGVAAPSETPQRPQNQVLGGGLESKASRERSRPAGHSARCICPRTSVPDGLGFSRLPGQPEPTHGPCCSPPEVSFLDAHVLLD; encoded by the exons ATGACTGTCACAGAAGCTGATGTCTATACAATCAC GTGTAAATCTGTAAAATGTTTCTGGCTTGGTGGCAATCTGGGCGTGGTCTCTAAGGTCCTGGAGGACAAGACCCTGGAACAGCTGCCCTCATTCCTGTGTGAACGCTGGGATCACTGGGAGAACTTTACCGCAATCTGGCGGGAGATCAG GCCGTTGGGAGCAGAAAAGAAGGCTCTTCTAGTCTGGGATGCCTTTCACGGCCGATCAAGCCGCAGGGGACGGCTGGCTGGGTCAGACCCAGGCAGGGCGGCGGGAAGGGGCACCTCGGGCCTCCGAGGGTCCAGCTGGAATCTGGACGACAGAAGGGGCTTCGGTTCCGGGCCTCAGCACCACCTGCAGGGAAGGACGGGCACTCACAGCCGGCGGGCGGTGCAGGTGCAGGAAGGAAAGCCGAGCTCTGGGGATTGGCCCCTTGGCCTAAACGCAGCTTTAAGGGCCTCTTCAGAGCGTCCACTGGCCTATGCAGGAGGCCATCCTGTGTGTCCCCGGCTCCTGCTGCCACCctgctgggagtggggaggaagcGGTGTGGCAGCTCCTTCAGAGACTCCCCAGAGACCACAGAACCAGGTGCTAGGCGGTGGGCTGGAGTCCAAAGCCTCCCGTGAGCGGTCGCGGCCAGCTGGGCACTCAGCGCGCTGCATTTGCCCTCGGACTTCTGTTCCAGACGGGCTGGGCTTTTCGCGGCTTCCTGGGCAGCCTGAGCCCACGCACGGGCCTTGCTGCTCCCCTCCAGAAGTATCCTTCCTCGATGCCCACGTTTTATTGGACTAA